In the genome of Methylomagnum ishizawai, the window GACAAATCGCCATTTTTGGCGCGGTGATACGCCATCACCGCATTGCCCGCGGCGTCGTTGGTCGCGGTGTAGACGCCACCGGCCTGGACGGTGGAGGCGACCGCCAAACCCAGCCAGACGGAACGCAGCGCAAGTTTCATAGCACGCATATCGAGAACTCCATGGAAAGTGAGGATTGATCCGAACCCTTGCGTTCGGGTGGCGGAATTATGCGATTCCAAACATCACGGAATCCTCACGCGGGCTTCAAATCGCCGTGACAATACGGGCTCAAGCCCTGGGCAGGTCGAAACGGAACACCGAACCCCGCCCCGGCACGCTTTCGGCCCGGATCGTCCCGCCGTGCAAGGCCACGATCCTGCCCACCAAAATCAGGCCCAAGCCCCCGGCGATCCCGCCCCCGCGGCGGCTCAAGGGCGAATCCCAAGCGAACAAGCGCGGCAGGTGTTCCGGCGCGATGCCGACGCCGGTATCGGACACCGCGACCTCGATCCGGCCCTCCCCCGGCTCGGCCTCCACCCACACCCGCCCGCCGGGTGGCGTATGGCGCAGGGCGTTATCGAGCAGATTGGTCAACACCCGCTCGACCAAGGCCAGATCGGCCCGCACCCAGGGCAATTCCGGTCCGGCCCCGGCCCGCAATTCCACACCGCGCTGGCGGGCGCTCAACTCGAATTTCTGCGCCACGTCCTGGAGCAATTCCGCCAGCGGGAACGCCTCCGGCTGGAAACTGGACTCGTCGCATTCCAGCCGGGCCAACTCGAACAACTCCTGCGCCAACTTGCCCAGTTGCTCGCTGTGGCGCACGGCGACCGCCAGATAGCGCTCGCGTTCTTCCGGTGTCAAGGGGGCGGCTTGGGCGCTCATGGCTTCGAGATAGCCGCGCAGCGCGGTCAGGGGCGAGCGCAGATCGTGCGAGACATGGGCGACCAACTCCCGGCGCACGCGGTCCTTGTGCTTGAGTTCGCCCATTTCCAGCGCCATGCGCCCGGCGCGGCGGAAAGTTTCCGCCAGCCGTCCGAGTTCGTCGCCGCGCCCCTCCGGCAAGGCCGCGTCCAGCTTGCCTTCCATCAGTCCTTCGCCGGCGCTGGCGAGATCGCGCACCGGACGGGCGAGTTGCCGGGCCAAGGCATAGCCGCCCAGCAACGCCGCCCCCAGCCCGAACAGCGACAAACCCAGGACCAGATAGAACAGCATCGTATAGGGTTCCATGGCGCTGCCCAGGTCGAGTTGCAGCACGGCGAGGACGGGCCGGTCGGCCCCGGTCAAGGGCCGCACCGCCACAAGATAGGATTGACCCGCTAATTCGGCCCGCCGCGGCCAGGAACCTTCGCCGCCGCCCGGCCCGCCCAGCCACAGGGCCAATTCGCCCCGCGCCCTGGCAGGCAAGGAACTCGCCAGTACATAGCCATGCGGAGCGGCGGGCTCGATCAGGCTGAGCGCCAGACCGGGCGGGGCCAGATCGAGGAACCGCCCGAGATAGGCTTGATCGATATGCAAGCCTATCGCCACCCAGCCGATAGTGACCGGCGCCCGCACCGGCACCACCGCCCAGGCATGGAAAACACCGTCCAGAAAACCGAACAGGGTCGCCCTGCCCTGCTCTTCCGCCCGGACCAGCGCCGCCGGATAGGCGAAGGCCGCGCCCCGGCCCTGGGCGGCGGTATCGGCGACGACCTGGCCGTCCAGGCCGACGAACAAGGCGCGATGGCCGCGGATGCGGTCGTTCAGGTTATCCAGGGCGGAGCGGACGGTTTCGGGGTCGGCGGCACTGGCGGCGGCGCGGAAACCGAAATCGGCGACCAGGATACGCGCCTCGCTGGCGATGCCCTCGCCCCGCTCCGTCAGGAAGGCGTGGAGGATGCGCTCGTCGTAGGCCAATTCCTGGCCCAGCCGCTCCATGACATTGGCCCTGGATAAACCGTAAACCGCGAACAGGATGAACGCCTGCGCCGCCACCAGCAGCGCGGAAAAAAACAGCGCCAGCCGGGCCTGGAAACTAAGGTTCACCGGGGTAGGCTTCCTGTTGCGGATGGACGGGCGGCTTGCCGTTGCGGTGCAGGCGTTTGAGCGGAATCACCGGGTTCCAGCCCATCGGCGTATCTTCCGTCGCCATCATGGCGGGGCCGGGCAGTTCGCCGTCGCGCTCGGCGTCGGGCTGCCAAACGGCCAGCCGGTATTCCCCGGCGGGTACCGACAGCGACCAGCGCCCCTCGGCGTCGCTGACCGCGAAATAAGGCGTGTCGGCGACATAGACATAGCCCAGCATCCAATCATGGATATTGCAGCCCAACACCGCCACGCCGGCCTGGCCGAAACGGACCGGCTGCTCGGGCCGACCCTTATACAGTTTGATCTCGAAGGCGTTGCCGGGGGAAAAGGAATAGACATGGTGCTGGATGCGGTCGCTATTGGGGAAATCGACCGTATCGCCCCGCTGGATCGCCAACACATGGGGGATGAACTCACGGTCGCGCTGGTCGATGACCATTGTGGCCGGTGGACGGGGCGGCGCGGGCCGGGCCGGGCGGGCCAGGATCACCGCCTCCGCCAAGGGTTGTCCCGCCTCGTCGCGCACTTCCCCGGAGAGGACCGCCGCCCGCGCCGACAGCCATCCGGCCCATAGGACCAGCGCCGCCAACCGTCTCAAAAGAACACCCGATAGGACAACAGCCACAGATTTTCCCGCTGCCGCGCCGCCTCGCCCCACAGTTCGCGGGCCGGGCGGTTGCTGTCGATCCACACGAATTCCAGGTTCAACTGGTGCTGCACATGGAAATCGAAGCTGTAGTTGTAGTTCACCGTCCAAGCCCGCCCCGATTCCCGGTTATCGTCCTGTGGGAACAAATCGTCGCCGCCCGCGGAAAAACGATCATGCCGCAGGCTCAGGCGGTGCCCGCCGCTGGCCTTGCTGAGCAGGACCGAATAAGCATGGAAGTCGGCATCGACCGGAAACACCCCGCCCATCGGCGCACCCATCTGGGTCCGCCCGAACAAACCCTGTCCGATCAGTTCCAGCGCCCAGGGCAGTTCCGATTTAAATCCCAGGCTGGCGAAACGGGTATGCCAGCCATATTGCCCATTCTCGACCACCGAGGTGCGGGCGCGGTTGTCGTAATACAACGCCCGGAATTTGGCGAGGCCGGGCCGTTCCAGGCTCAGGCCGAGGTAATAGCCGGGACGGCCATCGACCTCGACGAAAGGTTGGGTGGAACCGGCCTGCTTGGGGAAAATGCTTTGGATCACCCCGGACCGGGTGGGCAGGGGCAGGCGGTCGCCGAAAGTGGCTTCGTAATCGTGCAGGCTGAAACCGCGCCAAGCCAGCAAGGCACCCGCCGTGTCGTTGTTGCCGAAACCGGCCCCGAACAGGCCGAGTTGGTCGCCATTCCCAAGCCGGAGGGCCCATTGCGCCTCGCCGCCGAACACGCGCAGTTCCTCGCCGACCCAGGTATTGATGGCCGAGGAAGTCAGGGTATAGGGACTGGTCCAGCCGGTACCGGTGTTTTCCAGCGAGACCGGCGGGAAGA includes:
- a CDS encoding ATP-binding protein — protein: MNLSFQARLALFFSALLVAAQAFILFAVYGLSRANVMERLGQELAYDERILHAFLTERGEGIASEARILVADFGFRAAASAADPETVRSALDNLNDRIRGHRALFVGLDGQVVADTAAQGRGAAFAYPAALVRAEEQGRATLFGFLDGVFHAWAVVPVRAPVTIGWVAIGLHIDQAYLGRFLDLAPPGLALSLIEPAAPHGYVLASSLPARARGELALWLGGPGGGEGSWPRRAELAGQSYLVAVRPLTGADRPVLAVLQLDLGSAMEPYTMLFYLVLGLSLFGLGAALLGGYALARQLARPVRDLASAGEGLMEGKLDAALPEGRGDELGRLAETFRRAGRMALEMGELKHKDRVRRELVAHVSHDLRSPLTALRGYLEAMSAQAAPLTPEERERYLAVAVRHSEQLGKLAQELFELARLECDESSFQPEAFPLAELLQDVAQKFELSARQRGVELRAGAGPELPWVRADLALVERVLTNLLDNALRHTPPGGRVWVEAEPGEGRIEVAVSDTGVGIAPEHLPRLFAWDSPLSRRGGGIAGGLGLILVGRIVALHGGTIRAESVPGRGSVFRFDLPRA
- a CDS encoding methylamine utilization protein → MRRLAALVLWAGWLSARAAVLSGEVRDEAGQPLAEAVILARPARPAPPRPPATMVIDQRDREFIPHVLAIQRGDTVDFPNSDRIQHHVYSFSPGNAFEIKLYKGRPEQPVRFGQAGVAVLGCNIHDWMLGYVYVADTPYFAVSDAEGRWSLSVPAGEYRLAVWQPDAERDGELPGPAMMATEDTPMGWNPVIPLKRLHRNGKPPVHPQQEAYPGEP